The Odocoileus virginianus isolate 20LAN1187 ecotype Illinois chromosome 27, Ovbor_1.2, whole genome shotgun sequence genome has a window encoding:
- the KLHL31 gene encoding kelch-like protein 31, which yields MAPKKKTVRKNKADVNEMTIIVEDSPLNKLNALNGLLEGGNGLSCISSELTDASYGPNLLEGLSKMRQEGFLCDLVIGTKTKSFDVHKSVMASCSEYFYNILKKDPSTQRVDLNDIAPLGLATVIAYAYTGKLTLSLYTIGSIISAAVYLQIHTLVKMCSDFLIQEMNVENCMYIANIAETYSLRNAKAAAQKFIRDNFLEFAETDHFMKLTFEQINELLIDDDLQLPSEIVAFQIAMKWLEFDQKRVKYAADLLSNIRFGTISAQDLVNYVQSVPRMMQDADCHKLLVDAMNYHLLPYHQNTLQSRRTRIRGGCRVLVTVGGRPGLTEKSLSRDVLYRDPEIGWSKLTEMPAKSFNQCVAVMDGFLYVAGGEDQNDARNQAKHAVSNFCRYDPRFNTWIHLASMTQRRTHFSLSVFNGLLYAVGGRNAEGSLASLECYVPSANQWLPKAPLEVARCCHASAVAEGRVLVTGGYIGGAYSRSVCAYDPARDAWQELPALSTPRGWHCAVALGERVFVMGGSQLGPRGERVDVLTVESFCPASGQWSYAAPLPVGVSTAGASVLHGRAYLLGGWNEGERKYKKCIQCFNPELNEWTDDDELPEATVGVSCCALAMPNPVTRESRASSVSSAPVSI from the exons ATGGCCCCCAAAAAGAAGACTgtcagaaagaacaaagctgacgTCAATGAGATGACCATCATTGTGGAAGACAGTCCCCTCAACAAGCTCAACGCTCTGAATGGGCTCCTGGAAGGAGGCAATGGCCTTAGCTGCATTTCTTCTGAACTGACAGATGCTTCTTATGGCCCCAACCTCTTGGAAGGTTTGAGTAAAATGAGGCAGgagggcttcctttgtgacttAGTCATTGGCACCAAAACCAAATCCTTTGACGTTCACAAGTCAGTGATGGCTTCATGCAGTGAATACTTTTACAACATCCTGAAAAAAGACCCCTCAACCCAAAGGGTGGATCTCAATGACATCGCGCCGCTGGGCCTGGCCACGGTCATTGCATATGCCTACACGGGAAAGCTCACTCTCTCCCTGTATACCATAGGAAGCATCATTTCTGCTGCTGTTTATCTTCAGATCCACACCCTTGTCAAGATGTGCAGTGATTTTCTGATACAAGAGATGAACGTTGAGAATTGCATGTACATTGCTAACATTGCAGAAACATACTCCCTGAGAAACGCAAAGGCAGCCGCCCAGAAATTTATCCGGGATAACTTCCTTGAATTTGCAGAAACAGATCATTTTATGAAACTTACCTTTGAGCAAATTAATGAACTTCTTATAGATGATGATTTACAGTTGCCTTCTGAAATAGTAGCATTCCAGATTGCAATGAAATGGTTAGAATTTGACCAAAAGAGAGTGAAATACGCTGCCGATCTCTTGAGCAATATTCGCTTTGGTACCATCTCTGCACAAGACCTGGTTAATTATGTTCAGTCAGTACCGAGAATGATGCAAGATGCTGACTGTCATAAGCTTCTTGTAGATGCTATGAACTACCACCTCCTTCCCTATCATCAGAACACGTTACAGTCTAGACGCACGAGAATCCGAGGGGGGTGCCGTGTGCTTGTCACTGTGGGGGGCCGCCCAGGCCTTACAGAGAAGTCCCTTAGTAGAGACGTCTTGTATAGAGACCCTGAAATCGGATGGAGCAAGCTTACAGAGATGCCGGCCAAGAGTTTTAATCAGTGTGTGGCTGTGATGGATGGATTTCTTTACGTGGCTGGTGGGGAAGACCAGAACGATGCAAGAAATCAAGCCAAGCATGCAGTCAGCAATTTCTGCAG GTACGACCCCCGCTTCAACACGTGGATCCACCTGGCCAGCATGACGCAGCGGCGCACGCACTTCAGCCTGAGCGTGTTCAACGGGCTCCTGTACGCAGTGGGCGGCCGCAACGCCGAGGGCAGCCTGGCCTCGCTCGAGTGCTACGTGCCCTCGGCCAACCAGTGGCTGCCCAAGGCGCCCCTGGAGGTGGCGCGCTGCTGCCACGCCAGCGCGGTGGCCGAGGGCCGCGTGCTGGTGACCGGCGGCTACATCGGCGGCGCCTACTCGCGCTCCGTGTGCGCCTACGACCCGGCGCGCGACGCGTGGCAGGAGCTGCCGGCGCTGAGCACGCCGCGCGGCTGGCACTGCGCGGTGGCGCTGGGCGAGCGCGTATTCGTGATGGGCGGCAGCCAGCTGGGGCCGCGCGGCGAGCGCGTGGACGTGCTGACCGTGGAGAGCTTCTGCCCGGCCTCGGGCCAGTGGAGCTACGCGGCGCCGCTGCCGGTGGGCGTGAGCACGGCGGGCGCCTCGGTGCTGCACGGCCGCGCCTACCTGCTGGGCGGCTGGAACGAGGGCGAGAGGAAGTACAAGAAATGCATCCAGTGCTTCAACCCCGAGCTCAACGAGTGGACGGACGACGACGAGCTGCCCGAGGCCACCGTGGGCGTGTCGTGCTGCGCGCTGGCCATGCCCAACCCCGTGACCCGCGAGTCGCGCGCCAGCTCCGTGTCCTCGGCGCCCGTCAGCATCTGA